From Etheostoma cragini isolate CJK2018 chromosome 14, CSU_Ecrag_1.0, whole genome shotgun sequence, the proteins below share one genomic window:
- the LOC117956793 gene encoding protein phosphatase 1 regulatory subunit 36: MPKYPEEPRNVSVTSPPARGHWVWRDETRTVEFVSSSPTEEGVLRKTRQTNVHFNNLQQRSEWLAEIFTLNSRGRQRIRKSLSPAHLNAYRSSVMKRRGDRISIDDVKQVAVSLMQENYSLPIPFCFLAVLKSKELDEVLTTLLLYLSCFFEHKCQENTPKSLMAVDIITEHNVMPEALAKKEMAQKKLAVCYFSLIMDLEMQQHQHTSFHKGWMSPNNTEWLLHACLYSFFCYVAWVTFGRKDLRDIQEEVGRLLYSDTFNKAVRDRTDGDSGKNLTTVNGSVKTGEAHSKVTGCNGTFKQRMSQRRPTLSNILNQRSPLMVSLLPSPKERSPHLFLSSRAGRPSTLQAEHCDTKALTAALNQQLASVSFGILGKPMRQFSRSTLIPFGEQKNQRDEDDDHEPGSVVNTNTEDSRGVHVRGSRSSSMGPKPTDLDR; encoded by the exons atgcCGAAATATCCCGAGGAGCCGAGAAAC GTGAGTGTAACGTCACCGCCAGCTCGAGGTCACTGGGTGTGGAGGGATGAAACTCGAACTGTGGAGTTCGTCAG TTCTAGTCCAACAGAGGAGGGTGTTTTGAGGAAAACGAGGCAAACCAATGTACATTTCAACAATCTTCAGCAGCGATCAGAATG GTTGGCTGAGATCTTCACATTGAACAGTAGAGGGCGCCAACGCATTAGAAAGAGCCTGAGCCCTGCACATTTGAATGCTTACAGGTCCTCGGTGATGAAGAGGCGAGGGGACCGCATCAGCATTGATGATGTTAAAC AGGTTGCAGTCAGTTTGATGCAGGAGAATTACTCACTTCCCATTCCATTCTGCTTCTTGGCTGTATTAAA GAGTAAAGAGCTTGATGAAGTCCTGACTACCCTTCTCCTTTACCTGTCTTGTTTCTTTGAACACAAGTGTCAGGAGAATACACCTAAGTCTTTAATGGC TGTAGACATCATCACAGAGCACAATGTAATGCCAGAGGCTTTGGCCAAAAAGGAAATGGCACAAAAGAAGCTGGCTGTCTGCTACTTCAGCCTAATCATGGACCTGGAGATGCAACAGCATCAACACACCTCGTTTCACAA aGGCTGGATGTCGCCAAACAACACAGAATGGCTTCTACATGCG TGCTTGTATAGCTTCTTCTGTTATGTGGCGTGGGTGACGTTTGGCAGGAAAGACCTGAGGGACATCCAAGAGGAAGTGGGGCGTCTTTTGTACTCTGACACCTTCAACAAGGCAGTGAGGGACAGGACTGATGGTGACTCAGGCAAGAACCTCACTACCGTTAATGGTTCAGTGAAGACGGGAGAAGCTCACTCCAAGGTGACGGGATGTAATGGCACATTCAAGCAGAG AATGTCCCAGAGGCGTCCAACCCTAAGCAATATACTTAATCAGCGATCCCCACTGATGGTATCTCTGCTGCCCTCGCCCAAAGAACGGTCACCCCATCTGTTCCTCAGCAGCCGGGCCGGGAGGCCGAGCACGCTGCAGGCTGAGCACTGTGACACCAAGGCCCTGACGGCGGCGCTCAACCAGCAGCTGGCCAGTGTCAG ctTTGGGATTCTTGGCAAGCCAATGAGACAGTTCAGCCGCAGCACCCTGATTCCCTTTGGTGAACAGAAAAACCAGAGAGATGAGGATGATGACCATGAACCAGGAAGTGTTGTTAATACCAACACTGAGGATAGTCGTGGGGTCCACGTTCGAGGTAGCAGGTCATCCTCAATGGGACCCAAGCCGACAGACCTTGACAGATag
- the LOC117956794 gene encoding probable thiopurine S-methyltransferase isoform X2, which translates to MPRLSNQPVAVRPTFRLTDVNQDATYPCNRGCNTCRFRIFDLHCRCGAEQILAVFIQESWGQANVTSMLAPQADRVMALAEWEERWQEDRIGFHQPHVHTMLENNIDKVIAGRAEVRFFFPLCGKAVDMKWLADMGHSVVGVEISEKAIKQFFEENNMTYNEEPVPAIPGAKVFKSSERNISLYQSDLYNFSSSIEGQFGAIWDRGSLVAINPRDREKYAALIISLMAKDCRYLLDTLLYNPELYNGPPFLVPDEQVNSLFGNSCDIELLLSLDALTERQRGWGLDYLTENVHLITPKSI; encoded by the exons ATGCCACGGTTGTCGAACCAACCAGTAGCAGTGAGACCAACATTTCGCCTTACAGACGTTAATCAGGACGCAACATACCCGTGTAACCGTGGATGTAACACTTGCAGGTTTAGAATCTTCGACCTACACTGTCGCTGTGGTGCTGAACAAATATTAGCTGTCTTCATTCAGGAAAG TTGGGGTCAGGCGAACGTAACCAGCATGCTGGCACCGCAGGCGGATCGGGTCATGGCACTTGCAGAATGGGAGGAACGCTGGCAGGAGGACAGAATTGGTTTCCATCAGCCTCATGTACACAC GATGCTGGAGAACAACATTGATAAAGTTATAGCCGGACGGGCAGAAGTTCgcttcttcttccctctctgtGGGAAAGCTGTAGATATGAAGTG GCTAGCAGACATGGGCCATTCAGTGGTGGGGGTGGAGATATCTGAAAAGGCTATAAAACAGTTCTTTGAGGAGAACAACATGACCTACAACGAGGAGCCTGTCCCTGCCATACCTGGAGCAAAGGTCTTCAAG AGCTCAGAGAGAAATATCTCCCTATATCAGAGTGACCTTTACAACTTCTCCAG TTCCATTGAGGGTCAGTTTGGGGCAATTTGGGACAGAGGATCTCTAGTGGCCATCAACccaagagacagagaaaa GTATGCTGCTCTCATCATTTCTCTCATGGCCAAAGACTGCAGATACCTTTTGGACACTTTGTTGTACAATCCTGAATTATATAACG GTCCTCCATTTTTGGTGCCCGATGAGCAAGTAAACAGCCTGTTTG GGAACAGCTGTGATATAGAACTGCTGCTGTCGCTGGATGCCCTGACAGAAAGACAGCGAGGCTGGGGGCTGGACTACCTGACTGAAAACGTACACCTCATCACTCCAAAGAGCATTTAA
- the LOC117956794 gene encoding probable thiopurine S-methyltransferase isoform X1 — translation MPRLSNQPVAVRPTFRLTDVNQDATYPCNRGCNTCRFRIFDLHCRCGAEQILAVFIQESSWGQANVTSMLAPQADRVMALAEWEERWQEDRIGFHQPHVHTMLENNIDKVIAGRAEVRFFFPLCGKAVDMKWLADMGHSVVGVEISEKAIKQFFEENNMTYNEEPVPAIPGAKVFKSSERNISLYQSDLYNFSSSIEGQFGAIWDRGSLVAINPRDREKYAALIISLMAKDCRYLLDTLLYNPELYNGPPFLVPDEQVNSLFGNSCDIELLLSLDALTERQRGWGLDYLTENVHLITPKSI, via the exons ATGCCACGGTTGTCGAACCAACCAGTAGCAGTGAGACCAACATTTCGCCTTACAGACGTTAATCAGGACGCAACATACCCGTGTAACCGTGGATGTAACACTTGCAGGTTTAGAATCTTCGACCTACACTGTCGCTGTGGTGCTGAACAAATATTAGCTGTCTTCATTCAGGAAAG CAGTTGGGGTCAGGCGAACGTAACCAGCATGCTGGCACCGCAGGCGGATCGGGTCATGGCACTTGCAGAATGGGAGGAACGCTGGCAGGAGGACAGAATTGGTTTCCATCAGCCTCATGTACACAC GATGCTGGAGAACAACATTGATAAAGTTATAGCCGGACGGGCAGAAGTTCgcttcttcttccctctctgtGGGAAAGCTGTAGATATGAAGTG GCTAGCAGACATGGGCCATTCAGTGGTGGGGGTGGAGATATCTGAAAAGGCTATAAAACAGTTCTTTGAGGAGAACAACATGACCTACAACGAGGAGCCTGTCCCTGCCATACCTGGAGCAAAGGTCTTCAAG AGCTCAGAGAGAAATATCTCCCTATATCAGAGTGACCTTTACAACTTCTCCAG TTCCATTGAGGGTCAGTTTGGGGCAATTTGGGACAGAGGATCTCTAGTGGCCATCAACccaagagacagagaaaa GTATGCTGCTCTCATCATTTCTCTCATGGCCAAAGACTGCAGATACCTTTTGGACACTTTGTTGTACAATCCTGAATTATATAACG GTCCTCCATTTTTGGTGCCCGATGAGCAAGTAAACAGCCTGTTTG GGAACAGCTGTGATATAGAACTGCTGCTGTCGCTGGATGCCCTGACAGAAAGACAGCGAGGCTGGGGGCTGGACTACCTGACTGAAAACGTACACCTCATCACTCCAAAGAGCATTTAA
- the LOC117956794 gene encoding probable thiopurine S-methyltransferase isoform X4, giving the protein MRNSCNSGFLLKVLFLVLCQAAAGWGQANVTSMLAPQADRVMALAEWEERWQEDRIGFHQPHVHTMLENNIDKVIAGRAEVRFFFPLCGKAVDMKWLADMGHSVVGVEISEKAIKQFFEENNMTYNEEPVPAIPGAKVFKSSERNISLYQSDLYNFSSSIEGQFGAIWDRGSLVAINPRDREKYAALIISLMAKDCRYLLDTLLYNPELYNGPPFLVPDEQVNSLFGNSCDIELLLSLDALTERQRGWGLDYLTENVHLITPKSI; this is encoded by the exons ATGCGGAATTCATGCAATTCAGGGTTTCTTTTAAAAGTACTATTTTTGGTTTTATGCCAGGCTGCTGCTGG TTGGGGTCAGGCGAACGTAACCAGCATGCTGGCACCGCAGGCGGATCGGGTCATGGCACTTGCAGAATGGGAGGAACGCTGGCAGGAGGACAGAATTGGTTTCCATCAGCCTCATGTACACAC GATGCTGGAGAACAACATTGATAAAGTTATAGCCGGACGGGCAGAAGTTCgcttcttcttccctctctgtGGGAAAGCTGTAGATATGAAGTG GCTAGCAGACATGGGCCATTCAGTGGTGGGGGTGGAGATATCTGAAAAGGCTATAAAACAGTTCTTTGAGGAGAACAACATGACCTACAACGAGGAGCCTGTCCCTGCCATACCTGGAGCAAAGGTCTTCAAG AGCTCAGAGAGAAATATCTCCCTATATCAGAGTGACCTTTACAACTTCTCCAG TTCCATTGAGGGTCAGTTTGGGGCAATTTGGGACAGAGGATCTCTAGTGGCCATCAACccaagagacagagaaaa GTATGCTGCTCTCATCATTTCTCTCATGGCCAAAGACTGCAGATACCTTTTGGACACTTTGTTGTACAATCCTGAATTATATAACG GTCCTCCATTTTTGGTGCCCGATGAGCAAGTAAACAGCCTGTTTG GGAACAGCTGTGATATAGAACTGCTGCTGTCGCTGGATGCCCTGACAGAAAGACAGCGAGGCTGGGGGCTGGACTACCTGACTGAAAACGTACACCTCATCACTCCAAAGAGCATTTAA
- the LOC117956794 gene encoding probable thiopurine S-methyltransferase isoform X3: MRNSCNSGFLLKVLFLVLCQAAAGSWGQANVTSMLAPQADRVMALAEWEERWQEDRIGFHQPHVHTMLENNIDKVIAGRAEVRFFFPLCGKAVDMKWLADMGHSVVGVEISEKAIKQFFEENNMTYNEEPVPAIPGAKVFKSSERNISLYQSDLYNFSSSIEGQFGAIWDRGSLVAINPRDREKYAALIISLMAKDCRYLLDTLLYNPELYNGPPFLVPDEQVNSLFGNSCDIELLLSLDALTERQRGWGLDYLTENVHLITPKSI, from the exons ATGCGGAATTCATGCAATTCAGGGTTTCTTTTAAAAGTACTATTTTTGGTTTTATGCCAGGCTGCTGCTGG CAGTTGGGGTCAGGCGAACGTAACCAGCATGCTGGCACCGCAGGCGGATCGGGTCATGGCACTTGCAGAATGGGAGGAACGCTGGCAGGAGGACAGAATTGGTTTCCATCAGCCTCATGTACACAC GATGCTGGAGAACAACATTGATAAAGTTATAGCCGGACGGGCAGAAGTTCgcttcttcttccctctctgtGGGAAAGCTGTAGATATGAAGTG GCTAGCAGACATGGGCCATTCAGTGGTGGGGGTGGAGATATCTGAAAAGGCTATAAAACAGTTCTTTGAGGAGAACAACATGACCTACAACGAGGAGCCTGTCCCTGCCATACCTGGAGCAAAGGTCTTCAAG AGCTCAGAGAGAAATATCTCCCTATATCAGAGTGACCTTTACAACTTCTCCAG TTCCATTGAGGGTCAGTTTGGGGCAATTTGGGACAGAGGATCTCTAGTGGCCATCAACccaagagacagagaaaa GTATGCTGCTCTCATCATTTCTCTCATGGCCAAAGACTGCAGATACCTTTTGGACACTTTGTTGTACAATCCTGAATTATATAACG GTCCTCCATTTTTGGTGCCCGATGAGCAAGTAAACAGCCTGTTTG GGAACAGCTGTGATATAGAACTGCTGCTGTCGCTGGATGCCCTGACAGAAAGACAGCGAGGCTGGGGGCTGGACTACCTGACTGAAAACGTACACCTCATCACTCCAAAGAGCATTTAA